In Thermus islandicus DSM 21543, one genomic interval encodes:
- the scpB gene encoding SMC-Scp complex subunit ScpB: protein MEGVPSLKALLLAVLFAAGRPVGLKELRALGHPEEAVLRALKALEKDLEAGHLGVALERVAGGWRLLVHPKALEAVERVLKPTPPRLSKAALEVLALIAYHQPVARAELEAMRGKSVEGVLEGLLERGLIRVVGEKEAPGRPKLYGTTERFLEVFGLESLEDLPPLGDGPPLLLRG, encoded by the coding sequence ATGGAAGGGGTCCCGAGCCTCAAGGCCCTGCTCCTCGCCGTGCTCTTCGCCGCGGGAAGGCCGGTGGGCCTCAAGGAGCTTAGGGCGTTGGGCCACCCGGAGGAGGCGGTGCTGCGGGCCCTCAAGGCCCTGGAGAAGGACCTCGAGGCCGGCCACCTGGGCGTGGCCCTGGAGCGGGTGGCGGGGGGGTGGCGGCTTCTGGTCCACCCCAAGGCCCTGGAGGCGGTGGAGCGGGTGCTCAAGCCCACCCCGCCCCGCCTCTCCAAGGCGGCCCTCGAGGTCCTGGCCCTCATCGCCTACCACCAGCCCGTGGCCCGGGCCGAGCTGGAGGCCATGCGGGGGAAGAGCGTAGAGGGCGTCCTGGAAGGCCTCCTGGAGCGGGGCCTCATCCGGGTGGTGGGGGAGAAGGAGGCCCCCGGAAGGCCCAAGCTCTACGGCACCACGGAGCGCTTCCTGGAGGTCTTCGGCCTGGAGAGCCTAGAGGACCTCCCGCCCCTCGGGGACGGCCCACCCCTCCTCCTCCGCGGCTAG
- a CDS encoding L-threonylcarbamoyladenylate synthase, with the protein MEEVYQKALAQAVEVLRTGGLVAFPTDTVFGVMALMEDEAACKRIYTLKGRQEDKPLQVLVADLEDALKLAELGPLEKRFLRLVQAFWPGGLTVVVPGRAIPPWISKDGSVGLRMPDHALLRELLRRAGGHAAATSLNKSGEPPVRTEAEARAFPVDYVFPGEAGGLASSVVDLRTGEVLREGAIPKEALLALLR; encoded by the coding sequence ATGGAGGAAGTATACCAGAAGGCGCTGGCCCAGGCGGTGGAGGTCCTGCGGACAGGGGGCCTGGTGGCCTTTCCCACCGACACGGTCTTCGGGGTGATGGCCCTCATGGAGGACGAGGCCGCCTGCAAAAGGATCTACACCCTGAAGGGGAGGCAGGAAGACAAGCCCCTCCAGGTCCTGGTGGCGGACCTCGAGGACGCCCTGAAGCTTGCGGAGCTCGGACCCCTGGAAAAGAGGTTCCTCCGCCTCGTCCAGGCCTTCTGGCCCGGGGGGCTGACCGTGGTGGTCCCGGGGAGGGCCATCCCCCCCTGGATCAGCAAGGACGGCTCCGTGGGCCTCAGGATGCCGGACCACGCCCTCCTCCGGGAGCTCCTCCGCCGCGCGGGGGGGCACGCGGCCGCCACGAGCCTGAACAAGAGCGGCGAGCCTCCGGTGCGCACCGAGGCCGAGGCCCGGGCCTTTCCCGTGGACTATGTCTTCCCCGGGGAGGCAGGGGGGCTGGCCTCCAGCGTGGTGGACCTGCGCACGGGGGAGGTCCTGAGGGAAGGGGCCATCCCCAAGGAGGCCCTCCTCGCCCTTCTCCGCTAG
- a CDS encoding type II secretion system F family protein, translated as MPIYQYKARDRQGRLVEATVEAEDLRTAARLLRDRGLFVAEIKEPGRGLQAEVRLPALERGPGLKDLAIFSRQLATMLGAGLTLLQSLAILERQTENKKFREILKQVRTDIEGGMAFSEALAKHKLFSRLYVNLVRAGETSGGLDVILDRLASFLEKDLELRGKIRSAMTYPVIVFVFAVGVAYFLLTGIVPQFAQILTDLGSELPLLTRFLIAVSNFLRAATLPLLLLLLVLFFAYRWYYGTPQGRRVIDRIKLRLPVFGSLNRKTAVARFSRTLALLLSSGVNIVESLDITKGTAGNAVVEEILNGAKLRIQQGDPLNLSLAQHPFVFPPMVSSMVAIGEETGALDTMLSKIADFYEREVDEAVASLTAAIEPLMIIFLGVIVGMIVAGMFLPLFKIIGTLSAQ; from the coding sequence ATGCCGATCTACCAGTATAAGGCCCGGGACCGCCAGGGCCGCCTGGTGGAGGCCACGGTAGAGGCCGAGGACCTGCGCACCGCGGCGAGGCTCCTCCGCGACCGGGGGCTCTTTGTGGCCGAGATCAAAGAGCCTGGGCGGGGCCTGCAGGCCGAGGTACGCCTTCCCGCCTTGGAAAGGGGCCCTGGCCTCAAGGACCTCGCCATCTTTTCCCGGCAGCTCGCCACCATGCTGGGGGCGGGCCTCACCCTCCTCCAGTCCCTGGCCATCCTGGAGCGGCAGACGGAGAACAAGAAGTTCCGCGAGATCCTCAAACAGGTGCGCACGGACATAGAGGGGGGGATGGCCTTCTCCGAGGCCCTCGCCAAGCACAAGCTCTTCTCCCGCCTCTACGTGAACCTGGTGCGGGCCGGGGAGACCTCCGGCGGCCTGGACGTGATCCTGGACCGCTTGGCGAGTTTCCTGGAAAAGGATCTGGAGCTCAGGGGCAAGATCCGGAGCGCCATGACCTACCCGGTCATCGTCTTCGTCTTCGCCGTGGGCGTGGCCTACTTCCTCCTCACGGGGATCGTCCCCCAGTTCGCCCAGATCCTCACCGATTTGGGCTCGGAGCTCCCCCTTCTCACCCGCTTCCTCATCGCCGTTTCCAACTTCCTCCGGGCGGCCACCCTGCCCCTTCTTCTCCTTCTCCTGGTCCTCTTCTTCGCCTACCGCTGGTACTACGGCACCCCCCAGGGGCGCCGCGTCATTGACCGCATCAAGCTCCGCCTCCCCGTCTTCGGCAGCCTGAACCGCAAGACGGCGGTGGCCCGCTTCTCCCGCACCCTGGCCCTCCTCCTCTCCAGCGGCGTGAACATCGTGGAGTCTTTGGACATCACCAAGGGTACCGCGGGCAACGCCGTGGTGGAGGAGATCCTGAACGGGGCCAAGCTCAGGATCCAGCAGGGGGACCCCTTGAACCTCAGCCTGGCCCAGCACCCCTTCGTCTTCCCCCCCATGGTGAGCTCCATGGTGGCCATCGGGGAGGAGACGGGGGCCCTGGACACCATGCTTTCCAAGATCGCGGACTTCTACGAGCGGGAGGTGGACGAGGCGGTGGCGAGCCTCACCGCGGCCATTGAGCCCCTCATGATCATCTTCTTGGGCGTCATCGTGGGGATGATCGTGGCCGGGATGTTCCTGCCCCTCTTCAAGATCATCGGGACCCTCTCCGCGCAATAA